A region from the Vicia villosa cultivar HV-30 ecotype Madison, WI linkage group LG3, Vvil1.0, whole genome shotgun sequence genome encodes:
- the LOC131658935 gene encoding uncharacterized protein LOC131658935, protein MADRQEELRIRMDTVAQVVADPPQRNPADARVNGKPVNGGPGVIPPATNQGNPRGPPQPTPEGQTTQQIRRAAAIPMLEEDRHEDLFPESEWGFPHDAGRMFRGLEERMRAMEGQGLGMDINDLGLVPGVRVPPKFKVPDFEKYKGNTCPKTHVRAYYRKMHVYYEDEGLLMHFFQDSLTGASLEWYMRLERASIRSWRDLVDAFIKQYQYNVDMAPNRTQLQNLAQKANESFKEYAQKWRELAARVQPPMLEREMMDLFTNTLEGQYYSACSASSSFAELVMIGERIESGIKAGRIQNPSAASSSSGAGGKKPYNGFAKKREGETSAAYYGKGKSHAYHQVVAVTIPSTPLQQQPQQQQRYPPRQYQQKPRAPRIFDPIPMTYAQLLAHLLHGDLVQLRTMGPPPAKLPPNYDANAHCEFHSGAAGHDIEHCIGFMHKVQDMLDSKAIEFTPTQGPNVVQNPMPSHGTHAANAIEIVEDTHLVKDVIELGSLLPLLKKELLRMSLYAGCGEFCTDCMVTSSVCDKVKGGIQQLIDSGYLQFEHVRHPKSVKNEINVLSIPYTPAKIPVPARAPPLVITLPGPIPYTSEKAIPWNYGGEVFYQGAEYEIKMPV, encoded by the coding sequence atggctgatcgccaagaagagctcagaaTCCGGATGGACACAGTTGCTCAGGTTGTTGCGGACCCCCCGCAAAGAAATCCTGCTGATGCCCGTGTCAATGGTAAACCCGTGAACGGAGGACCTGGTGTAATTCCTCCTGCTACCAATCAAGGTAATCCTCGTGGGCCTCCACAGCCTACTCCTGAAGGACAAACTACACAACAAATCAGAAGGGCTGCTGCTATCCCTATGTTGGAAGAAGACCGACATGAGGATTTGTTTCCTGAAAGTGAGTGGGGATTTCCACATGATGCTGGAAGAATGTTTAGAGgtctggaggaaaggatgagggcAATGGAAGGCCAAGGCCTGGgtatggatatcaatgacttgggttTAGTTCCTGGCGTCCGTGTGCCACCAAAGTTCAAAGTACCtgattttgagaaatacaaggggaatACTTGTCCTAAGACACATGTCCGAGCTTACTATCGCAAGATGCATGTGTATTATGAAGACGAAGGACTGTTGatgcacttcttccaagatagtcTGACTGGGGCATCCTTGGAGTGGTACATGAGGTTGGAAAGAGCTAGTATCCGAAGTTGGAGAGACCTTGTTGATGCCTTCATAAAGCAGTATCAGTATAATGTTGACATGGCACCGAATCGCACTCAGTTACAGAATCTAGCCCAGAAAGCTAATgagtccttcaaagaatatgcgcAGAAATGGCGCGAGTTGGCAGCTAGAGTCCAGCCACCTATGTTGGAAAGAGAGATGATGGACCTGTTCACCAACACTCTAGAGGGCCAATACTACTCTGCCTGCTCTGCATCCTCAAGTTTTGCCGAGTTAGTTATGATTGGTGAGCGAATTGAAAGTGGAATTAAGGCTGGTAGAATACAGAATCCGAGTGCCGCTAGTTCCTCCTCCGGGGCAGGAGGGAAGAAACCATATAACGGATTTGCTAAAAAGAGAGAGGGTGAAACGAGTGCTGCCTACTATGGTAAAGGCAAGAGTCATGCTTATCATCAGGTAGTTGCTGTGACCATACCGAGTACTCCTcttcaacaacaaccacaacaacagcAGCGGTATCCCCCGCGTCAGTATCAGCAAAAGCCGAGAGCACCAAGAATTTTTGATCCTATACCTATGACATATGCACAATTACTCGCTCATCTTTTACATGGTGACTTGGTGCAACTTCGTACCATGGGCCCCCCACCTGCTAAGCTTCCTCCTAACTATGATGCTAATGCCCACTGTGAGTTTCATTCTGGGGCTGCTGGCCATGATATTGAACATTGCATAGGATTCATGCATAAAGTACAGGATATGCTTGATTCAAAGGCTATTGAGTTCACCCCTACTCAAGGACCTAACGTTGTACAGAACCCTATGCCCTCCCATGGAACTCATGCTGCAAATGCCATCGAGATTGTTGAAGACACTCACTTGGTCAAGGATGTGATCGAATTGGGATCTTTGTTGCCATTATTGAAGAAGGAATTGTTGAGGATGAGTCTATACGCTGGTTGTGGAGAATTCTGTACTGATTGTATGGTCACTTCCTCAGTTTGTGACAAGGTGAAAGGTGGGATCCAACAGTTGATAGATAGTGGGTATCTACAGTTTGAGCATGTGCGACATCCAAAGTCAGTCAAGAATGAAATCAATGTGCTATCCATCCCGTATACTCCTGCTAAGATCCCGGTTCCTGCCAGAGCGCCGCCTTTGGTCATCACGTTGCCTGGTCCCATCCCATATACTAGTGAAAAAGCAATCCCATGGAATTATGGCGGTGAAGTTTTCTACCAAGGGGCCGAGTATGAGATTAAAATGCCGGTTTAG
- the LOC131658934 gene encoding uncharacterized protein LOC131658934, whose translation MANSVTVKKATKHTFSCSFYREDITPLVRLSTRVTGQNLDEFRKTYGHILLMLTTRIDEWGLYTYLQFYDSELRCFTFQDYQLAPTLEEYAHILQIKVQHKVPFVCAPEKPKMDRIADALYLSMKDVKNNWKPNGGTHGFYVKFLMKKAEALADEEKWKEFNALLAVMIYGLVMFPNIPDFVDLTAICLFMNQNPVPTLLADNYYAIHSRYGKKGSVGGCLPILYEWFSSHLPKSGAFVTTRDSQKWPQRIMGLTTNDIVWYHLRTDIEQVITRCGSFGNVPLIGTKGVINYNPKLALRQLGFALKDKPLDKEIFESVCFEKGTDPEGLEKVRSAWNKIHTEDRTTLGGKNAIAKKAYNEWVKERVKERLLPFPKVSPLYEQPLEILTTTVPAEEFNQVHVENIRVQKRARTEKGERATTVRIEDHQRVIEEAVKKAEEKLKREYREDLKAHKLRVEKEARTEVKSLKKKLEEETTQRMAVEKKLEEEITQRLAVETQLKGSHLPSARLTEENAKLRNQITEMGSTSEKDTPPDCKGCESLVAH comes from the exons ATGGCTAACAGTGTGACCGTCAAAAAGGCTACGAAGCATACCTTCTCTTGCAGTTTCTACCGTGAGGACATAACACCTTTGGTTCGATTGAGCACCCGAGTTACTGGGCAAAATTTGGATGAATTCAGAAAGACTTATGGCCACATTCTGCTTATGTTAACTACTCGTATTGATGAGTGGGGTCTCTACACTTATCTTCAGTTTTATGATTCTGAGCTGCGCTGCTTTACCTTTCAAGATTACCAATTGGCCCCTACCCTCGAAGAGTATGCACATATTCTTCAAATCAAAGTTCAACATAAGGTTCCTTTTGTGTGTGCACCTGAGAAGCCCAAGATGGATCGCATTGCtgatgctctttatttgagcatgaaggaCGTTAAGaataactggaagcctaatggtgggaCCCATGGATTCTATGTGAAATTTCTGATGAAGAAAGCTGAAGCCCTTGCTGATGAGGAAAAgtggaaagaattcaatgctctccTGGCCGTCATGATCTATGGATTAGTGATGTTCCCGAATATTCCAGATTTTGTTGATCTCACTGCCATTTGTCTCTTCATGAATCAAAATCCTGTACCCACTCTGTTGGCCGACAATTATTATGCCATCCATTCTAGGTATGGGAAAAAAGGATCAGTTGGGGGTTGTTTACCAATACTGTACGAATGGTTTTCTTCACATTTGCCTAAAAGCGGAGCGTTTGTCACCACAAGAGATTCACAGAAGTGGCCCCAAAGGATTATGGGACTTACTACAAATGATATTGTTTGGTATCACCTCCGAACAGACATTGAGCAAGTTATAACCAGATGTGGCAGTTTTGGCAATGTTCCTCTCATAGGGACAAAAGGAGTCATCAATTATAATCCGAAGCTCGCACTGCGCCAGTTGGGTTTTGCACTGAAGGACAAGCCATTGGATAAAGAGATATTTGAGTCTGTTTGCTTTGAGAAAGGAACCGATCCAGAAGGTTTGGAGAAGGTAAGGAGTGCGTGGAACAAAATTCATACAGAAGACCGAACTACCTTGGGGGGAAAGAATGCTATTGCTAAGAAAGCTTATAATGAATGGGTCAAAGAGAGAGTTAAGGAACGCCTGTTGCCCTTCCCGAAGGTTAGCCCTCTATATGAACAACCACTTGAGATCTTAACTACCACTGTACCAGCTGAGGAATTCAACCAAGTACACGTGGAGAACATCAG agttcaaaaaaGGGCTAGAACTGAAAAGGGTGAAAGAGCTACCACTGTTCGTATTGAGGACCATCAAAGGGTTATAGAAGAAGCGGTGAAGAAAGCAGAAGAAAAGCTCAAGCGAGAATACAGAGAAGACTTAAAGGCTCACAAGCTCAGAGTAGAGAAAGAGGCTAGGACCGAAGTAAAGAGTTTGAAAAAGAAGCTCGAAGAGGAAACCACTCAGAGAATGGCAGTCgagaagaagcttgaagaggaaattactcaaaggctggCCGTGGAGACACAACTTAAAGGTAGTCACCTCCCCtccgctcgactaacagaagagaatgcAAAACTCAGAAATCAGATAACAGAAATGGGAAGTACATCTGAGAAGGATACCCCCCCTGATTGCAAAGGATGCGAGAGCTTGGTGGCCCACTGA